In a genomic window of Maricaulis maris MCS10:
- a CDS encoding sugar kinase — MTHSFLPIKPAGSTRWDIAALGEVMLRLDPGEGRVRNTRQFQVWEGGGEYNLARAASKCFGLSSTIVTALPRNDVGWLVEDCISQGGVDTSHILWRDFDGIGRESRVGLNFVERGFGLRSARGVSDRGHSAASGIRPGEVDWDKVFGTQGVRWFHTGGIFAALSETTAEVTVEAIRAARAHGAVVSFDLNYRASLWASRGGSAAARDLNRAIAPHVDVLFGAEGLGSAPSGGDPRAAIESAVADFPNLRVVATTCRTAHSANTNDWSAILHADGAFHASRERPGLDILDRVGGGDAFASGVCWALMAGKTPAEAVEYGAAHGALAMTTPGDASMARLDEIERAIHDNDAGVIR; from the coding sequence ATGACCCACAGCTTCCTGCCCATCAAACCCGCCGGATCAACGCGCTGGGACATCGCCGCTCTCGGTGAAGTCATGTTGCGCCTCGACCCGGGCGAGGGTCGCGTCCGCAATACCCGCCAGTTCCAGGTCTGGGAGGGGGGCGGCGAGTACAATCTGGCCCGCGCCGCCAGCAAGTGCTTCGGCCTGTCGTCGACCATTGTCACGGCCCTTCCCAGGAATGATGTCGGCTGGTTGGTCGAGGACTGCATCAGCCAGGGCGGCGTCGACACCTCGCACATTCTGTGGCGGGATTTCGATGGCATTGGACGGGAAAGCCGGGTCGGTCTCAATTTTGTCGAGCGCGGCTTCGGGCTCCGTTCCGCACGCGGGGTTTCCGATCGTGGTCACAGCGCCGCCTCCGGCATCAGGCCGGGCGAGGTCGACTGGGACAAGGTGTTCGGGACACAAGGCGTGCGCTGGTTCCACACCGGCGGCATCTTTGCAGCGCTGAGCGAGACCACCGCCGAGGTGACTGTCGAGGCCATCAGGGCCGCCCGTGCGCATGGCGCGGTCGTCTCCTTTGATCTCAATTACCGGGCCTCGCTGTGGGCCTCACGGGGTGGCTCCGCGGCGGCCCGCGATCTCAATCGCGCGATCGCGCCCCATGTCGACGTCTTGTTCGGGGCCGAGGGTCTCGGCAGCGCCCCGTCGGGTGGCGACCCACGCGCCGCAATCGAGAGCGCCGTCGCCGATTTTCCCAATCTGCGCGTGGTGGCCACTACCTGCCGCACCGCCCATTCCGCCAACACCAATGACTGGTCGGCCATCCTCCATGCCGACGGTGCATTCCATGCCTCGCGCGAGCGGCCCGGATTGGACATTCTCGACCGTGTGGGCGGCGGCGATGCCTTTGCTTCAGGGGTCTGCTGGGCCTTGATGGCCGGAAAGACACCCGCCGAGGCGGTCGAATACGGTGCCGCGCACGGTGCCCTCGCCATGACAACGCCGGGCGACGCCTCGATGGCGCGCCTGGACGAGATCGAACGGGCGATCCACGACAATGATGCAGGAGTGATCCGATGA
- a CDS encoding mannitol dehydrogenase family protein, protein MKLNHSTLDHLPSLVRRPDYVPSQQACGIVHLGVGAFHRAHQAVYTDAAMNAGERNWRILGVSLRTRSVHDQLIPQDGLYSVSTKSEAAPEVRVIGAIANVLVAPENPAAVVAALASAATRVVTLTVTEKAYHQSTGGGLDMNAPAVAADLSHRGPTTIYGYLAAGLRGRWRESAGGLTLLSCDNMANNGKSLARSLNDFLELYDPALADWTRHNCSFPSSMVDRIVPATTDADRRALSETSGVEDSGAVFTEPFSQWIIEDSFVESRPGWEQHGAQLVNDVAPYETAKLRMLNGAHSALAYLGLARGLSLVSEAIADPQVGRLASRLMREEAATSFNPAPGQDLRHYADELEARFSNPALPHRLIQIAMDGSQKIPQRWLDTLSARQETGRDCPAILQALASWILYVRGTSGEVDDPMRDQLARTWQSAGHTGIASALFGESGLFREHWSASETAIEHLNTHIRESAET, encoded by the coding sequence ATGAAACTCAACCATTCCACACTCGACCATCTACCATCCCTCGTGCGGCGGCCCGACTATGTTCCGTCGCAACAGGCTTGCGGCATCGTTCACCTGGGAGTTGGCGCATTCCATCGCGCCCATCAGGCGGTTTACACCGATGCTGCGATGAATGCTGGAGAACGCAACTGGCGCATCCTGGGCGTTTCATTGCGCACCCGCTCCGTCCACGACCAGCTCATTCCCCAGGACGGCCTGTACTCGGTCAGCACGAAAAGCGAGGCCGCCCCGGAAGTTCGGGTGATTGGCGCGATCGCCAATGTCCTGGTCGCGCCGGAAAACCCCGCGGCCGTCGTCGCCGCGCTCGCCTCAGCCGCCACACGGGTTGTCACGCTGACAGTGACCGAGAAAGCCTACCACCAATCCACCGGTGGTGGGCTCGACATGAACGCTCCGGCTGTCGCGGCCGACCTCTCCCATCGGGGCCCGACAACAATATATGGCTATCTTGCCGCCGGCCTTCGCGGGCGTTGGAGAGAGTCCGCTGGCGGTCTCACCCTGTTGAGCTGCGATAACATGGCAAACAATGGCAAGAGCCTCGCCCGCTCGCTCAACGACTTCCTGGAGCTGTACGATCCGGCACTCGCGGACTGGACGCGACACAATTGCAGCTTCCCGTCATCCATGGTCGACAGGATCGTGCCGGCGACCACGGATGCAGACCGCAGAGCGCTAAGCGAGACATCCGGCGTGGAGGATTCCGGTGCCGTATTCACCGAACCGTTCAGCCAATGGATCATCGAGGACAGCTTCGTCGAGTCCCGGCCAGGATGGGAGCAGCATGGCGCCCAGCTGGTCAATGATGTCGCGCCCTACGAGACGGCCAAACTACGCATGCTCAATGGTGCCCACTCCGCGCTTGCCTATCTCGGACTGGCAAGGGGCCTGAGTCTCGTGTCCGAGGCGATTGCTGACCCGCAGGTGGGCCGCCTCGCCAGCCGCCTGATGCGAGAGGAGGCCGCCACCAGCTTCAACCCGGCACCTGGTCAGGACCTGCGTCACTACGCCGACGAGCTGGAAGCCCGCTTTTCCAATCCGGCGCTGCCCCATCGCCTGATCCAGATCGCAATGGACGGATCACAAAAAATCCCGCAACGCTGGCTCGACACCTTGTCAGCCCGCCAGGAGACAGGACGCGACTGCCCAGCCATCCTGCAGGCGCTGGCCAGCTGGATCCTGTATGTGCGCGGCACGTCAGGTGAAGTCGATGACCCGATGCGAGATCAACTGGCTCGCACATGGCAAAGCGCCGGGCACACGGGAATCGCAAGCGCCCTGTTCGGCGAAAGCGGACTCTTCCGCGA
- a CDS encoding TonB-dependent receptor, with product MRRSNMPTGKLRLLAGCATASLVLGTALGSAAQAQDNDVIVVQGFRSSLAQALDVKRDSNGVVDAIVAEDIAAFPDLNLAESIQRIPGISINRVAGEGRQITVRGLGADFTRVRINGMEALSTTGGSDASGGSNRGRGFDFNTFASDLFNQIRVTKTTSASMEEGSLGATVDLRTARPFDYGEGLTAAFSGQLGYNSLSEETSPRMAGLMSWVNPDETFGANLSIAFSDRTIIEEGFSTVRWQDGNFRSVNGATCPAGPDCASIDTNSRVYHPRIPRYGRLTNEQERLGITGGLQFRPSESTTVSLDALYSSFDATRTENFLEVFFRSQEGQIDVNTVTLDTGLNIMDSGTFDISANANGTHPIRSEGRYDELSTEFTQLTLNVDHDFSDRLRGNFLAGTVTSDFNNPVQTTILFDAVGDVTGYSYDFRDNINTPAIDFGSLDVTDPSQFAFTEVRDRPQSVSNSFDTFSASLEFDANETWTLSGGLNFKQYDFESREARRESTNGSIVCALPGVSCPAGATGLPITSGLFTTLTGFGNDLGMPVGNDTAWIVPNVQAAATAAGIYNIPGTVRSGNQRAVSEEDLGAFFQADFNAQLGDIPVRGDVGIRYVETTTSATGLVSGTEVTVERSYEDTLPSLNLTFEMSEDFLVRFGVAKVMARPSLGNLTPGGSLDSFNGPPFRYNAGNPGLDPYRATTYDASFEWYFDNEALFAVSLFYKDVSSFFTSSQSVEVAYSQSGLPANLPPASSPLFNLIQAGGDPLVEISQVSNGGSASVQGFEVAYQQPFTFLPEPFHNFGFQGNYTYVDSDEIIGFSPNAYNATLYYENERFSARISSAYRDAYVTRRASSSTGRDERGVDSSFNLDFASSYMVNDMIDLTFEAINLTDEFEQQIYDVGSLPNVYHHTGTEFLFGIRATF from the coding sequence ATGAGACGTTCAAATATGCCGACGGGCAAGCTGCGCCTTCTGGCGGGTTGTGCCACCGCCAGCCTGGTGCTCGGGACAGCGCTAGGCTCTGCCGCGCAGGCGCAAGACAATGATGTGATTGTTGTCCAGGGGTTCCGGAGCAGCTTGGCTCAGGCGCTGGATGTGAAACGCGATTCAAACGGTGTGGTCGATGCGATCGTCGCGGAAGATATTGCGGCTTTTCCGGATCTGAACCTGGCTGAATCAATCCAGCGCATTCCAGGCATCTCGATCAATCGTGTCGCCGGTGAGGGGCGTCAGATTACGGTTCGTGGTCTTGGCGCTGATTTCACCCGCGTTCGCATCAACGGGATGGAAGCCCTGTCCACCACAGGTGGATCGGATGCTTCGGGCGGTTCCAACCGTGGTCGTGGTTTCGACTTCAATACATTCGCATCTGACCTCTTCAACCAGATCCGCGTCACCAAGACGACGTCGGCGTCGATGGAGGAGGGTTCACTCGGTGCCACCGTCGACCTGCGCACTGCGCGCCCGTTCGACTATGGTGAGGGTCTGACTGCCGCGTTCTCCGGTCAGCTTGGCTATAACAGCCTGTCCGAGGAAACGAGCCCGCGCATGGCCGGCCTGATGTCGTGGGTCAATCCCGACGAGACTTTCGGTGCCAATCTTTCGATCGCCTTCTCGGACCGCACAATCATTGAAGAGGGCTTCTCGACCGTTCGCTGGCAGGATGGCAATTTCCGTTCCGTCAACGGCGCCACGTGCCCGGCCGGTCCGGACTGTGCCAGCATCGACACCAACTCCCGAGTCTATCACCCGCGTATTCCGCGCTATGGTCGTCTGACCAATGAGCAGGAACGTCTCGGGATCACCGGCGGGCTGCAGTTCCGACCGAGCGAAAGCACGACGGTGTCACTCGACGCGCTGTACTCCAGCTTCGATGCGACCCGAACGGAAAACTTCCTCGAAGTCTTTTTCCGCAGCCAGGAAGGTCAGATCGACGTCAATACAGTGACGCTCGACACCGGCCTGAACATCATGGACTCGGGCACGTTCGATATCAGCGCCAATGCGAACGGGACACACCCGATCCGCTCAGAAGGCCGGTATGATGAACTGTCGACCGAGTTCACGCAGCTCACGTTGAATGTCGATCACGACTTCTCTGATCGGCTGCGCGGCAACTTCCTCGCCGGCACGGTGACGTCCGATTTCAACAATCCTGTGCAGACAACGATCTTGTTTGATGCGGTTGGTGATGTGACTGGCTATTCCTACGATTTCCGCGACAACATCAATACGCCGGCCATCGACTTCGGATCTCTCGACGTGACGGATCCCAGCCAGTTCGCCTTCACCGAAGTCCGTGATCGCCCGCAATCGGTGAGCAACAGCTTCGATACCTTCTCGGCCAGCCTTGAATTCGATGCCAACGAAACCTGGACATTGTCCGGTGGGTTGAACTTCAAGCAGTATGATTTCGAGAGCCGTGAAGCGCGTCGCGAAAGCACGAACGGGTCAATCGTTTGCGCCCTCCCGGGTGTTTCCTGCCCAGCCGGTGCAACCGGTTTGCCGATCACTTCGGGTCTGTTCACGACCTTGACCGGCTTTGGCAATGATCTGGGCATGCCCGTTGGAAATGACACGGCGTGGATTGTTCCGAACGTTCAGGCCGCTGCGACCGCCGCCGGTATCTACAATATTCCGGGCACGGTCCGGTCGGGCAATCAGCGCGCGGTGAGTGAGGAAGACCTTGGTGCCTTCTTCCAGGCCGACTTCAACGCCCAGCTTGGTGATATCCCGGTGCGCGGTGATGTCGGCATCCGCTATGTCGAGACGACGACCTCGGCGACCGGTCTGGTCAGCGGTACGGAAGTCACCGTCGAGCGAAGCTATGAAGACACACTTCCCTCGCTCAACCTGACCTTCGAGATGTCGGAGGACTTCCTGGTCCGCTTCGGTGTTGCCAAGGTAATGGCGCGTCCGTCCCTGGGTAATCTAACGCCTGGCGGCTCGTTGGACAGTTTCAATGGACCTCCCTTCCGTTACAATGCGGGCAACCCGGGTCTCGACCCTTATCGTGCGACCACCTATGACGCGTCGTTCGAGTGGTATTTCGACAACGAAGCCCTCTTCGCTGTCAGCCTCTTCTACAAGGATGTGTCGAGCTTCTTCACTTCCTCCCAGTCGGTCGAAGTTGCGTACAGCCAGTCTGGTCTGCCCGCCAACCTTCCGCCGGCGTCGAGCCCGCTGTTCAACCTGATCCAGGCCGGTGGTGACCCGCTTGTCGAGATCAGCCAAGTCTCAAATGGTGGCAGTGCCTCTGTTCAGGGCTTCGAAGTGGCCTACCAACAGCCCTTCACCTTCCTGCCAGAGCCGTTCCACAACTTCGGCTTCCAGGGCAACTACACCTATGTTGACAGTGACGAAATCATCGGCTTCTCGCCGAATGCCTACAACGCCACTCTCTACTATGAGAATGAGCGGTTCTCGGCACGGATCTCTTCGGCCTATCGTGATGCCTATGTCACGCGACGGGCAAGCTCGAGCACGGGCCGGGACGAGCGGGGCGTGGACTCCAGCTTCAACCTCGACTTTGCCTCGTCCTACATGGTCAATGACATGATCGATCTCACCTTCGAGGCGATCAATCTGACCGACGAATTCGAGCAGCAGATCTATGATGTCGGCAGTCTGCCGAACGTCTATCACCACACAGGAACCGAGTTCCTGTTTGGTATTCGCGCCACTTTCTGA
- a CDS encoding alpha/beta hydrolase codes for MGKWLFSALAVISVAFVGPSAAAQHREPEAQFVIWGHQSAPGTAEIESCLEELIIERSGTPDRIRDRYAVGITRPRLLVFQPEHPNGAALLMLPGGGYQRVVIDKEGIESAERFNRAGVTVFILLYRLPAEGHEQGHNVPLQDAQRALRLIRYGAVDPNIDPERVGVIGFSAGGHLAGTLATRFDAGVHAQRDDVDEISARPDFAVLVYPVTRMSGPAVHAGSRDRLIGAQPDAATVAVHDLVAAARSDAPPLFLLHAMDDVAVPVENSLDVFAANRALGVPVEMHVFAEGGHGFGIRFAEGLPVGAWPDLVLAWMARGGFLTD; via the coding sequence ATGGGGAAATGGTTGTTTTCGGCGCTGGCCGTGATCTCGGTGGCTTTTGTTGGTCCATCCGCAGCCGCGCAACATCGGGAGCCGGAAGCACAGTTTGTCATCTGGGGACACCAGAGCGCGCCAGGCACTGCTGAGATAGAATCCTGCCTCGAAGAGCTGATCATAGAGCGATCCGGGACGCCCGATCGAATTCGCGACCGCTATGCCGTCGGCATCACGCGACCACGCTTGCTTGTCTTCCAGCCTGAACATCCGAACGGCGCAGCGCTGCTCATGCTACCGGGGGGCGGCTATCAGCGTGTGGTGATCGACAAGGAGGGGATCGAGAGCGCGGAGCGGTTCAATCGGGCCGGCGTGACCGTGTTTATCCTGCTCTACCGTTTGCCCGCTGAAGGGCATGAGCAGGGGCATAATGTTCCATTGCAGGATGCCCAAAGGGCCCTGCGCTTGATCCGGTATGGCGCCGTTGACCCGAACATCGATCCGGAGCGGGTTGGTGTCATTGGATTCTCGGCTGGCGGCCATCTGGCGGGAACGCTGGCGACCCGCTTTGATGCCGGTGTTCACGCCCAGCGCGATGACGTCGATGAAATCTCGGCGCGCCCGGATTTTGCCGTGTTGGTCTATCCGGTCACCCGAATGAGTGGGCCGGCCGTCCATGCGGGATCGCGGGACCGGTTGATCGGCGCTCAACCGGATGCCGCCACCGTGGCAGTTCATGATCTGGTTGCAGCAGCCCGGTCCGACGCTCCGCCCCTTTTTCTGCTCCATGCCATGGACGATGTGGCGGTGCCGGTCGAGAATTCACTCGACGTGTTTGCTGCCAATCGTGCACTTGGCGTACCGGTCGAAATGCATGTGTTCGCTGAAGGCGGGCACGGTTTCGGCATCCGCTTCGCCGAAGGCTTGCCTGTCGGCGCCTGGCCGGACTTGGTGCTGGCCTGGATGGCGCGTGGTGGTTTCCTGACCGACTAG
- a CDS encoding LacI family DNA-binding transcriptional regulator yields the protein MTDGEKPAEPKGEKSLRDEFVDRRPTINDVARLTGVSKKTVSRVINKSPAVKENTREEILRVMHEIGYAPDPQARGLAFRRSFLIGMIYDNPNPQYVVNMQQGLLDGMRGTGFELVVHPCDRASETFLVDVRNFVERQKLYGVILTPSVSEDERVPPILRQIGCEFIRIASVSLDEPEHMIVSHDHLGGAAAGRHLAGLGHTRIGFISGRDSFRSSHERRRGLEEALVERGLTLDEDLVASGAYTFESGFECALDLLQRPKSPTAIFAANDEMAAGVLQAARTLDIRVPDALSVVGYDNFQLAERLWPRLTTVHTPTREIGRRASTKLINPVPAVEVEREDPRALPSLVIRDTTAPPI from the coding sequence ATGACCGACGGCGAAAAACCGGCCGAGCCGAAGGGCGAAAAAAGCCTTCGCGACGAGTTCGTGGATCGACGACCGACGATCAATGATGTGGCTCGGCTGACCGGCGTCTCCAAGAAAACGGTGTCGCGGGTCATCAACAAGTCCCCGGCGGTCAAGGAGAACACGCGTGAGGAAATCCTGCGTGTCATGCATGAGATCGGCTACGCGCCGGATCCGCAGGCGCGTGGATTGGCCTTCCGGCGCTCTTTCCTGATCGGCATGATCTACGACAACCCGAACCCGCAATATGTCGTCAACATGCAGCAGGGCCTGCTCGACGGCATGCGCGGAACCGGATTTGAGCTGGTTGTGCACCCGTGCGACCGGGCCAGTGAAACCTTCCTCGTCGACGTCCGAAACTTCGTCGAGCGCCAGAAGCTGTACGGCGTGATCCTGACCCCGTCCGTATCCGAGGATGAACGCGTGCCGCCTATCCTGCGCCAGATCGGTTGCGAGTTCATTCGTATCGCCTCGGTCTCGCTCGATGAGCCGGAGCACATGATCGTCTCGCATGACCATCTCGGCGGCGCGGCCGCCGGGCGGCACCTGGCCGGCCTGGGGCACACGCGGATCGGATTCATTTCCGGTCGCGACAGCTTCCGTTCTTCGCACGAGCGGCGTCGCGGACTGGAGGAGGCTTTGGTGGAACGAGGTCTGACCCTGGACGAGGATCTGGTTGCTTCCGGGGCCTACACCTTCGAGTCGGGCTTTGAGTGCGCCCTGGACCTGCTGCAGCGACCAAAGAGTCCGACAGCCATCTTTGCGGCCAATGATGAAATGGCCGCCGGTGTCCTGCAGGCTGCCAGGACTCTTGATATCCGGGTTCCCGATGCGCTTTCGGTCGTGGGCTATGACAATTTCCAGCTCGCCGAGCGCTTGTGGCCGCGCCTGACAACGGTGCACACGCCGACGCGCGAGATCGGCCGGCGGGCCTCGACCAAGCTGATCAATCCCGTGCCGGCGGTCGAGGTCGAGCGTGAGGACCCGCGCGCCCTGCCCAGTCTTGTGATCCGGGACACCACCGCGCCCCCAATCTGA
- a CDS encoding UxaA family hydrolase: MSVAEKIAAAKGLVVHPDDRVGVAIAALPAGRRPGPDMPCLVDDIPLGHKFALTAIEAGSPVIKYGAVIGRARHDIAAGAHVHSHNLDTTLSGEVRYAQTGVTPEARRDPPAAADTFMGYRRFDGRVGIRNEIWVIAMVGCVNRTVERIARMAANQVRGQVDGVHAITHPFGCSQLGDDLANTRAILAGLAQNPNAGGVLLVGLGCESNQYRALLDAMPDADPLRVRAFACQDAGDELDAGISAVVEIANHMATEDRREPCPVSDLVIGLKCGGSDAFSGLTANPLLGRITDRLDSAGGSTILTEVPEMFGAEHILMERAVSSEVHGAIGAMMNRFKRYFIGHGEAVHANPSPGNIEGGITTLEEKSLGGVQKAGSAPVTDVLGYGDRLRRAGLSLLEAPGNDAVSTTAMAAAGATLILFTTGRGTPLGTMVPTLKLATRSDLAERKPNWIDFDAGPILDGEPIDAATDRLWHAILDVAGGKRARNELYDERQIALWKGGVTL, from the coding sequence ATGAGTGTCGCCGAGAAAATAGCCGCCGCAAAAGGCCTGGTCGTCCATCCCGACGACCGGGTGGGCGTCGCAATTGCAGCCTTGCCGGCCGGCAGGCGCCCCGGACCGGACATGCCGTGCCTGGTCGACGACATTCCGCTTGGCCACAAATTCGCGCTGACGGCCATCGAAGCGGGCAGCCCGGTCATCAAGTACGGTGCCGTCATCGGTCGGGCCCGCCACGACATCGCCGCCGGCGCCCATGTCCACAGCCATAACCTGGACACAACGCTGAGCGGCGAAGTGCGATACGCCCAGACGGGCGTCACGCCCGAAGCCAGGCGCGACCCGCCAGCCGCAGCCGACACGTTCATGGGCTATCGCCGCTTTGACGGGCGCGTTGGGATCCGGAATGAAATCTGGGTGATCGCCATGGTGGGCTGCGTCAATCGCACCGTCGAACGCATTGCCCGCATGGCCGCCAACCAGGTCCGCGGTCAGGTTGATGGCGTCCATGCCATAACCCATCCCTTTGGTTGCTCGCAGCTTGGCGATGACCTCGCCAACACCCGCGCCATCCTGGCCGGCCTTGCCCAGAACCCGAATGCCGGTGGCGTCTTGCTCGTCGGCCTGGGATGTGAGTCCAACCAGTATCGTGCCCTGCTTGACGCCATGCCGGACGCCGACCCGCTGCGCGTCCGCGCCTTTGCCTGCCAGGACGCCGGCGACGAGCTGGACGCCGGCATCTCGGCTGTCGTGGAGATCGCCAACCATATGGCAACCGAGGACCGTCGTGAGCCCTGCCCCGTTTCTGACCTTGTCATCGGCCTGAAATGCGGAGGCTCGGACGCCTTCTCCGGTCTCACCGCCAATCCGCTGCTCGGGCGCATCACGGACAGGCTGGACAGTGCCGGTGGCAGCACCATCCTGACCGAGGTGCCCGAAATGTTCGGCGCCGAGCACATCCTGATGGAGCGAGCGGTCTCCAGCGAAGTCCACGGCGCGATCGGCGCGATGATGAACCGCTTCAAACGCTACTTCATCGGCCATGGCGAAGCGGTGCATGCCAACCCCTCACCGGGCAATATCGAGGGCGGGATCACCACGCTCGAGGAGAAGTCTCTGGGCGGGGTTCAAAAAGCCGGCAGCGCACCGGTGACCGACGTTCTTGGCTATGGCGACCGTTTGCGCCGCGCCGGCCTGAGCTTGCTTGAAGCGCCCGGAAATGACGCCGTCTCGACCACAGCGATGGCTGCAGCCGGAGCCACTCTCATCCTGTTCACGACAGGTCGGGGTACGCCGCTGGGCACCATGGTACCCACGTTAAAACTTGCGACCCGGTCGGACCTGGCCGAGCGCAAGCCGAACTGGATCGATTTCGATGCCGGTCCAATCCTCGACGGCGAGCCGATCGATGCGGCCACAGATCGCCTGTGGCACGCCATCCTCGACGTCGCCGGCGGCAAGCGCGCCCGCAACGAACTCTATGATGAACGCCAGATCGCCCTGTGGAAGGGCGGCGTAACGCTCTGA
- a CDS encoding carboxylesterase/lipase family protein, protein MSPHLNRRTLLAAAGAAGSVLATGSGYAQRSDPVVTTTNGPVRGTIEDGINRFLGVRYGADTARTRFRAPARPDAWTDTLDATGYGSASPQGRNEANQSEDCLFLNVWTPGLEGDAARPVMVYFHGGAYAAGSGSSPLYDGTRLCQRGDVVVVTVNHRLNAFGYLYLQRLLGPDFASSGNAGQLDLVLALEWVRDNAARFGGDPGRVMVFGQSGGGAKIASLMATPVADGLFHSAATMSGQQVTASGPANATARARAYLAGLGLDDAHAHDVLDLPMEALVEGLGVDDPVLPYGRVYFGPVRDDVVLPRHPFYPDVAPQSRHIPMIIGNTRDETRAFLRGPQYENLDWDDLQELLIPNMRVDIRPETVIARYRELYPERSAEEIFYAATTAARSWRGAVIEAEERAKVDTPTWVYQLDFGNPYAPHTFDIPLVFDNTAVEGALPGNGETARNMAALMSEAFIALARTGTPHHAALPDWSRYTLPNRETMIFDWPPRMENDPRGAERELFASVPYVQPGT, encoded by the coding sequence ATGAGCCCTCACCTCAACCGACGCACCCTCCTGGCCGCCGCCGGTGCCGCGGGCAGCGTATTGGCAACCGGCTCGGGTTATGCCCAGCGCAGCGACCCTGTGGTCACCACCACCAACGGACCGGTACGCGGCACGATCGAGGACGGTATCAACCGCTTCCTGGGCGTACGCTATGGTGCCGACACCGCCCGCACACGCTTTCGAGCGCCGGCCCGTCCGGATGCCTGGACCGACACGCTCGACGCAACCGGCTATGGCAGCGCCTCGCCGCAGGGCCGCAATGAAGCCAACCAGTCGGAAGATTGCCTCTTCCTGAATGTGTGGACGCCCGGCCTGGAAGGCGATGCGGCTCGACCGGTGATGGTTTATTTCCACGGCGGCGCCTATGCGGCGGGATCCGGCTCCTCACCGCTCTATGACGGCACACGGCTGTGCCAGCGCGGCGATGTGGTGGTGGTGACGGTCAATCATCGGCTCAACGCCTTTGGCTATCTCTACCTGCAACGCCTGCTCGGGCCGGATTTTGCGTCCTCGGGCAATGCCGGTCAGCTGGATCTTGTGCTGGCATTGGAATGGGTGCGCGACAATGCCGCCCGCTTTGGCGGCGATCCGGGCCGTGTCATGGTGTTCGGCCAGTCCGGCGGCGGCGCCAAGATCGCCAGCCTGATGGCCACCCCGGTCGCCGACGGCCTGTTCCACAGCGCCGCCACCATGAGCGGCCAGCAGGTCACCGCGTCCGGTCCGGCCAATGCGACCGCCCGGGCCCGCGCCTATCTGGCCGGTTTGGGCCTGGACGACGCGCACGCCCATGATGTGCTCGACCTGCCGATGGAGGCACTGGTCGAGGGATTGGGCGTCGATGATCCGGTGCTGCCCTATGGCCGCGTCTATTTCGGCCCGGTGCGCGATGATGTCGTCCTGCCCCGCCACCCCTTCTACCCGGACGTGGCCCCGCAATCGCGCCACATCCCGATGATCATCGGCAATACCCGTGACGAGACCCGCGCCTTCCTGCGCGGCCCGCAATACGAAAACCTCGACTGGGATGACCTGCAGGAATTGCTGATCCCGAACATGCGGGTGGATATCCGGCCGGAAACGGTGATTGCCCGCTATCGCGAACTCTATCCTGAGCGTTCGGCGGAGGAGATTTTCTACGCCGCAACCACCGCCGCCCGCTCCTGGCGCGGCGCGGTCATTGAAGCCGAGGAACGGGCCAAGGTCGACACACCGACCTGGGTCTACCAGCTCGACTTCGGCAATCCCTACGCCCCGCACACTTTCGACATTCCGCTGGTCTTCGACAATACGGCTGTCGAAGGCGCCTTGCCCGGCAATGGCGAGACGGCCCGCAACATGGCGGCGCTGATGAGCGAAGCCTTCATTGCCCTCGCCCGCACCGGCACGCCGCACCATGCCGCCCTGCCGGACTGGTCGCGCTATACGCTGCCAAACCGCGAGACGATGATCTTTGACTGGCCGCCGCGGATGGAGAATGACCCGCGCGGTGCCGAGCGGGAACTGTTTGCCAGCGTACCCTACGTCCAACCGGGAACCTGA